The Pseudomonas graminis region CGTGCCGTTGGGGCGTCTGCGGCCGTCCATGTTGCGTGAAGCCGCCCGATTGGCGACTGCGTTCGGCGACGGTCAGTTGTGCATGACACCGTGGCAGAGCCTGATGCTGCGAAATGTCCCGACAGCCAAGTCGGCAGCCGTGATGGATGGCTTGAGCAATGCGGGCTTGCTCGTCGATGCTACTCAGTCGCTGACCAAAATTGTCGCCTGCACCGGCTCCGCTGCCTGCGCTAAAGGGTTGGCCGACACCAAGGCCGACGGGCTGCGCCTGGCGACGTTGCTGCAAGAAAACGCCATCAGCCGCGCGGTACATCTGTCCGGCTGCGCGCGTTCATGCGCTGCTGCGCACGTGATGCCGGTGACCCTGCTGGCAGCGTCGCCCGGTCGTTACGACCTTTATTTTCGTCATGCAGGAATGTCCGGGTTCGGCGATCTGCATGCACGTGACCTCACTATTGAAGCAGTCGGCGCGTTGTTGACCGCCGACTCACGGAGCAACACCCATGATTGATTACATCCGCGACGGCCAGGAGATCTACCGCAACTCCTTCGCGATCATTCGTGCCGAAGCCCGGCTCGATTCCATCCCGGCCGACCTGGAAAAACTCGCCGTACGGGTGATTCACGCCTGCGGCATGGTCGATGCCGTCGAAGGCCTGCGTTTTTCGCCCGGTGCAGGCACGGCAGGTCGCCGCGCGCTGGCCGCCGGTGCGCCGATTCTGTGTGATGCGCACATGGTGGCCGAAGGGGTCACGCGCACGCGGCTGCCCGCTAACAACCAGGTGATCTGCACCCTGAAAAACGAACGCGTGCCCGAGATGGCCCGTGAGCTGGGCAACACCCGCTCGGCGGCGGCGCTGGAGCTCTGGCGCCCGCACCTGGAAGGGGCGGTTGTAGTGATCGGCAACGCACCGACTGCGCTGTTCTACCTGCTGGAAATGCTCGATGCCGGCGCGCCGAAACCTGCGCTGATCCTCGGGTTTCCAGTGGGTTTCGTCGGCGCCGCTGAATCCAAGGACATGCTGGCTGCCGACAGCCGCGGCGTGCCTTACGTGATCATGCAGGGCCGTCGCGGTGGCAGCGCCATGGCTGCCGCGGCGGTCAACTCACTCGCCACGGAGATCGAATGATGGCACCACGCGGTCGTCTGATTGGCCTGGGCGTGGGGCCGGGTGATCCGGAACTCATTACCG contains the following coding sequences:
- a CDS encoding precorrin-8X methylmutase, with translation MIDYIRDGQEIYRNSFAIIRAEARLDSIPADLEKLAVRVIHACGMVDAVEGLRFSPGAGTAGRRALAAGAPILCDAHMVAEGVTRTRLPANNQVICTLKNERVPEMARELGNTRSAAALELWRPHLEGAVVVIGNAPTALFYLLEMLDAGAPKPALILGFPVGFVGAAESKDMLAADSRGVPYVIMQGRRGGSAMAAAAVNSLATEIE